The following coding sequences lie in one Stigmatopora argus isolate UIUO_Sarg chromosome 5, RoL_Sarg_1.0, whole genome shotgun sequence genomic window:
- the gda gene encoding guanine deaminase isoform X2, protein MPPRKKPSKSGKMRCSESDPTESEFFMPGMVDTHIHAPQYSYAGTALDLPLLDWLNKYTFPVESRFKDLSFAQDVYTRVVRRTLRNGTTTACYFATIHTDSSLLLGHIADNLGQRALVGKVCMDMNNSVKHYKETIQESLEETRRFITKLLEKKYALVKPVVTPRFVLSCSGALLGQLGQLAKNNNLHIQSHISENAEEVKIVKELFPDSASYTDVYHKHNLLTNKTVMAHGCHLSDEELALFRDTGASLSHCPNSNLSLCSGFLNVRKVLNHKVKLGLGTDVAGGYSASMLDAVRRALDTSKILTIQDPEHETLTFEEAFRLATLGGSQALSLDDQIGNFEVGKDFDALRVNVAVPGGPIDLIQHEQPKILLEKFLNLGDDRNIVEVYVAGREVIPSKE, encoded by the exons ATGCCACCCCGGAAGAAGCCGTCCAAGTCCGGGAAGATGCGCTGCTCGGAGTCGGACCCGACGGAAAG TGAATTCTTCATGCCAGGAATGGTGGACACCCACATCCATGCCCCGCAGTACAGCTACGCCGGTACGGCCCTGGACCTGCCTCTTCTTGATTGGCTCAACAAATACACCTTTCCAGTGGAATCACGCTTTAAAGACCTCTCTTTTGCTCAGGACGTCTACACTCGAGTCGTG AGGAGAACTCTGAGAAACGGAACAACCACCGCTTGTTATTTTGCCACAATACATACAGACTCATCTCTCCTGCTCGGCCACATTGCAG ACAATTTGGGACAGCGAGCCTTGGTGGGTAAAGTGTGTATGGACATGAACAATTCGGTAAAACATTACAAAGAGACCATTCAAGAGTCCCTGGAGGAAACACGCCG GTTCATTACTAAGCTTCTGGAGAAAAAG TATGCTTTGGTAAAGCCCGTGGTGACGCCTCGCTTTGTCCTGTCATGCTCTGGAGCCTTGTTGGGACAACTGGGACAACTCGCCAAGAATAACAACCTGCATATTCAG AGTCATATCAGTGAAAATGCTGAGGAAGTAAAGATTGTAAAGGAGCTGTTTCCTGATTCTGCTTCCTACACTGATGTCTACCACAAACACAATCTGCTTACCAATAAG ACAGTGATGGCGCACGGTTGCCATCTGAGTGATGAAGAGTTGGCCTTGTTCCGAGACACTGGAGCTTCTTTGTCACACTGTCCTAACTCTAACCTCTC GTTGTGCAGTGGATTCCTCAATGTCCGTAAAGTGCTGAACCACAAAGTGAAGCTGGGCCTCGGAACAG ACGTGGCAGGGGGCTATTCAGCCTCAATGCTGGATGCCGTGAGGAGAGCCTTGGACACTTCCAAAATTTTGACCATACAGGACCCTGAACACGAGACGCTCACCTTCGAGGAAGCATTCAGGCTGGCAACGCTGGGGGGCAGCCAAG CTTTGTCCTTGGATGACCAAATAGGAAATTTTGAGGTGGGCAAAGACTTTGATGCACTGAGGGTGAATGTTGCAGTCCCTGGAGGACCCATTGACCTAATCCAGCATGAACAACCAAAG ATTCTACTGGAAAAGTTCTTGAATTTGG GCGATGATCGGAACATAGTGGAGGTTTATGTCGCTGGAAGGGAGGTGATTCCATCCAAAGAGTAG
- the gda gene encoding guanine deaminase isoform X1, protein MADAHRTTPIKRVFRGTLIHATPEEAVQVREDALLGVGPDGKITFIGEGKELNRLSLEFSFSPTAVTQLEKHEFFMPGMVDTHIHAPQYSYAGTALDLPLLDWLNKYTFPVESRFKDLSFAQDVYTRVVRRTLRNGTTTACYFATIHTDSSLLLGHIADNLGQRALVGKVCMDMNNSVKHYKETIQESLEETRRFITKLLEKKYALVKPVVTPRFVLSCSGALLGQLGQLAKNNNLHIQSHISENAEEVKIVKELFPDSASYTDVYHKHNLLTNKTVMAHGCHLSDEELALFRDTGASLSHCPNSNLSLCSGFLNVRKVLNHKVKLGLGTDVAGGYSASMLDAVRRALDTSKILTIQDPEHETLTFEEAFRLATLGGSQALSLDDQIGNFEVGKDFDALRVNVAVPGGPIDLIQHEQPKILLEKFLNLGDDRNIVEVYVAGREVIPSKE, encoded by the exons ATGGCTGACGCGCACAGAACCACCCCGATTAAACGCGTCTTCAGGGGGACTTTGATCCATGCCACCCCGGAAGAAGCCGTCCAAGTCCGGGAAGATGCGCTGCTCGGAGTCGGACCCGACGGAAAG ATCACCTTCATTGGAGAAGGCAAAGAGCTCAATCGACTCTCTCTAGAGTTTTCATTCAGTCCAACAGCAGTAACGCAGCTGGAAAAACA TGAATTCTTCATGCCAGGAATGGTGGACACCCACATCCATGCCCCGCAGTACAGCTACGCCGGTACGGCCCTGGACCTGCCTCTTCTTGATTGGCTCAACAAATACACCTTTCCAGTGGAATCACGCTTTAAAGACCTCTCTTTTGCTCAGGACGTCTACACTCGAGTCGTG AGGAGAACTCTGAGAAACGGAACAACCACCGCTTGTTATTTTGCCACAATACATACAGACTCATCTCTCCTGCTCGGCCACATTGCAG ACAATTTGGGACAGCGAGCCTTGGTGGGTAAAGTGTGTATGGACATGAACAATTCGGTAAAACATTACAAAGAGACCATTCAAGAGTCCCTGGAGGAAACACGCCG GTTCATTACTAAGCTTCTGGAGAAAAAG TATGCTTTGGTAAAGCCCGTGGTGACGCCTCGCTTTGTCCTGTCATGCTCTGGAGCCTTGTTGGGACAACTGGGACAACTCGCCAAGAATAACAACCTGCATATTCAG AGTCATATCAGTGAAAATGCTGAGGAAGTAAAGATTGTAAAGGAGCTGTTTCCTGATTCTGCTTCCTACACTGATGTCTACCACAAACACAATCTGCTTACCAATAAG ACAGTGATGGCGCACGGTTGCCATCTGAGTGATGAAGAGTTGGCCTTGTTCCGAGACACTGGAGCTTCTTTGTCACACTGTCCTAACTCTAACCTCTC GTTGTGCAGTGGATTCCTCAATGTCCGTAAAGTGCTGAACCACAAAGTGAAGCTGGGCCTCGGAACAG ACGTGGCAGGGGGCTATTCAGCCTCAATGCTGGATGCCGTGAGGAGAGCCTTGGACACTTCCAAAATTTTGACCATACAGGACCCTGAACACGAGACGCTCACCTTCGAGGAAGCATTCAGGCTGGCAACGCTGGGGGGCAGCCAAG CTTTGTCCTTGGATGACCAAATAGGAAATTTTGAGGTGGGCAAAGACTTTGATGCACTGAGGGTGAATGTTGCAGTCCCTGGAGGACCCATTGACCTAATCCAGCATGAACAACCAAAG ATTCTACTGGAAAAGTTCTTGAATTTGG GCGATGATCGGAACATAGTGGAGGTTTATGTCGCTGGAAGGGAGGTGATTCCATCCAAAGAGTAG
- the c5h9orf85 gene encoding uncharacterized protein C9orf85 homolog, giving the protein MSSQRGNASRSRAQKHQNTTAYKNNKFGTTVQTKKANSKTHDGLCHRCKDVLEWKVKYNKYKSLTQLRKCVKCSQKTIKDAYHVICKACSLQLEICCKCGKKEDIVIPVNLHLDQEEEEEDKDSKKKSKSCKKSELEDLESDDDFFIVEDEDDFSDLEDQGEDSKSVPKETQSKCDQLPDVSRMKITN; this is encoded by the exons ATGAGCTCACAGAGGGGTAACGCGTCTCGTTCGCGAGctcaaaaacaccaaaacaccaccgcgtacaaaaacaacaaatttggAACGACTGTACAAACAAAG AAGGCAAACTCCAAGACCCACGATGGACTCTGTCACCGATGCAAGGATGTTCTCGAGTGGAAAGTCAAGTACAACAAGTATAAAAGTCTAACACAGCTCCGAAAATG CGTCAAATGTTCTCAGAAGACTATAAAAGATGCTTATCATGTCATTTGTAAGGCCTGCTCTCTTCAGCTTGAGATATGCTGCAAGTGTGGGAAGAAAGAGGACATTGTCATTCC AGTTAACTTACATCTtgaccaagaagaagaagaagaggataaagacagcaaaaagaaaagcaaaagctGCAAAAAGAGTGAGCTAGAAGACTTGGAAAGTGATGACGACTTTTTTATTGTGGAAGACGAAGATGACTTCAGTGACCTTGAGGACCAAGGGGAAGACAGTAAATCAGTGCCTAAGGAGACACAAAGCAAGTGTGATCAACTTCCTGATGTGTCCAGAATGAAAATCACAAattaa